A window from Staphylococcus succinus encodes these proteins:
- a CDS encoding restriction endonuclease subunit S — MDVRDGTHESPKPSKDGYLLVTSKNLKNSKLDLSESYFISKEDYESINQRSKVEIGDILFGMIGTIGNPILLEECDFAIKNVALLKTNDLLEKYYILNFLKSSNISKQFYRMNAGGTQKFIALSTIRDLNIDMPSSEEAIKIGNFFNKVDNLIENQSNKLELLKKRKQGFLQKMFI; from the coding sequence ATAGATGTAAGAGATGGTACCCATGAAAGTCCAAAACCTAGTAAAGATGGGTATTTATTAGTTACTTCAAAGAATCTAAAAAATAGTAAACTAGATCTTTCTGAGTCATATTTTATATCTAAAGAAGATTATGAGAGTATTAACCAGAGGTCTAAAGTAGAAATTGGAGATATTTTATTTGGCATGATTGGTACAATCGGAAATCCTATATTATTGGAAGAATGTGATTTTGCTATAAAGAATGTGGCATTATTAAAAACTAACGATTTACTAGAAAAATACTACATACTAAATTTTTTAAAGTCTAGTAATATTTCAAAGCAATTTTACAGAATGAATGCAGGAGGCACACAAAAATTTATAGCTTTAAGTACTATAAGAGATTTGAATATTGACATGCCTTCTTCTGAAGAAGCTATCAAAATTGGTAATTTCTTTAATAAAGTTGATAATTTAATTGAAAATCAATCAAATAAACTTGAGTTATTGAAAAAACGTAAACAAGGCTTTTTACAAAAAATGTTCATATAG
- a CDS encoding helix-turn-helix domain-containing protein: MIQIAKTIKKERLRRGMTQEALAEYLNTTKTTISKWENASLYPDITMLPKLAKVFNISVDDLLNYSITMTDEEIKKISISLSKTINHTSYPEYLATLREYYITHCNEFKFLNSLLGILLNNILYCENELQLKETASLTHEIIKTTEDNSESIHLKKHAQGYKTLLYMFEGDYSSVIENTPDFDLKIGESATLTLAYLQQDNISKAKNVIQTDMYQSLMIFMHDFALMLSRDLHSVSIESLESKLYHLNQAFNVDYLYPHLSINCYYQFALYYTEKTDSRAIDYLKKYCKCFDYLVRDFVYQKDDFFNEIDEWLDTLALGERLPANYENTINTVYSLVTENEHFNTLENFEYIKKDLLSIYNKKGESN; this comes from the coding sequence ATGATTCAAATAGCTAAGACAATTAAAAAAGAGCGATTAAGACGTGGAATGACGCAAGAAGCATTAGCTGAATATCTTAATACAACGAAAACAACTATTTCCAAATGGGAAAACGCATCACTTTATCCTGATATTACAATGCTACCTAAATTAGCAAAAGTTTTTAATATTTCAGTTGATGATTTGCTCAATTATAGTATTACTATGACGGATGAAGAAATAAAAAAGATATCGATATCACTGTCTAAAACGATTAATCACACAAGTTATCCTGAATATTTAGCTACTCTGAGAGAATACTATATTACGCATTGTAATGAATTTAAATTTCTAAATTCGTTATTAGGTATTTTATTAAACAACATTTTATATTGCGAAAATGAATTGCAACTAAAGGAAACAGCCTCACTAACACACGAAATTATTAAGACTACAGAAGATAATTCAGAATCAATTCATTTGAAAAAACATGCACAAGGATACAAAACATTGCTATATATGTTTGAAGGTGATTACTCTTCTGTCATAGAAAACACTCCAGATTTTGATTTAAAAATTGGTGAAAGTGCGACATTAACATTAGCTTATTTACAACAAGATAATATTTCAAAAGCTAAAAATGTGATCCAAACGGATATGTACCAATCTTTAATGATTTTCATGCATGATTTTGCTTTGATGCTTTCACGTGACTTACACTCTGTTTCGATAGAATCATTAGAATCGAAGCTTTACCATTTAAATCAAGCTTTTAACGTGGATTACTTATACCCACATCTAAGTATTAATTGTTATTATCAGTTCGCCTTATATTACACTGAGAAGACTGATAGTCGTGCTATTGATTATTTAAAAAAATACTGCAAATGCTTTGATTATTTAGTCAGAGATTTTGTATATCAAAAAGATGATTTCTTTAATGAGATTGATGAATGGTTAGATACATTAGCCTTAGGTGAAAGGTTACCAGCTAATTACGAAAACACCATAAATACTGTATATTCACTAGTTACGGAAAACGAACACTTTAATACCTTAGAAAATTTTGAATATATAAAGAAAGATTTACTTAGTATTTATAACAAAAAGGGTGAATCTAATTGA
- the yidC gene encoding membrane protein insertase YidC, producing MHKKKVMILLLISLLTLSGCDYSKSENKDSFFYNIFAVPMDNLLHWLGSTFDNNYGLAIIAIVLIVRLIMLPFMLSQSKNGHLMRKKMGIVKPEMTKIQDEIKNANTQEEKMAANQEMMEKYKAYGMNPMKTMLGCLPLLVQMPVLYGLYVSLKWPSSGGITDHAHFLWFNLTQPDIWVTLIAGILYIIQPLINIENMPKEQRSIGYMMAIISPIFIMYISITSASALGLYWTINVAFLIVQMFFSNKYYSKLAREEANQLEKKIQSNHSQKNESKRTLSENT from the coding sequence ATACATAAGAAAAAGGTAATGATATTACTATTAATATCATTACTTACTTTATCCGGTTGTGATTATTCAAAATCAGAAAATAAAGATAGTTTTTTCTATAATATATTTGCAGTTCCGATGGATAACCTTTTACATTGGTTAGGTTCAACGTTTGATAATAACTATGGTTTAGCAATTATTGCAATCGTATTAATCGTTAGACTTATCATGTTACCGTTCATGTTATCTCAATCTAAAAATGGACACTTGATGCGTAAAAAGATGGGCATCGTTAAGCCAGAAATGACTAAAATACAAGATGAAATTAAAAATGCAAATACTCAAGAAGAGAAAATGGCTGCGAACCAAGAAATGATGGAGAAATATAAAGCATACGGTATGAATCCTATGAAGACGATGTTAGGATGTTTGCCACTTCTTGTACAAATGCCGGTCTTATACGGGCTATACGTTTCACTGAAATGGCCTTCTAGTGGGGGAATAACAGACCATGCCCATTTTCTTTGGTTTAATTTAACGCAACCTGATATTTGGGTTACTCTAATCGCTGGTATTTTATACATCATCCAACCATTAATAAATATTGAAAACATGCCAAAAGAGCAGCGTTCTATCGGTTATATGATGGCAATTATTTCTCCAATATTTATCATGTATATATCAATCACATCAGCTTCCGCCTTGGGATTGTATTGGACAATTAATGTTGCATTTTTAATCGTTCAAATGTTCTTTTCGAATAAATATTATTCTAAATTAGCGAGAGAAGAAGCTAATCAGTTAGAGAAAAAAATTCAAAGTAATCATAGCCAAAAGAATGAAAGTAAGCGAACTTTGTCTGAAAATACGTAG
- a CDS encoding P-loop NTPase fold protein — MITIREDFEIENSNEDRLGLGKDADTFINKYIESNYKGSVLLSGKWGIGKTSYLRQIEEKTNKDKKFVWLDYWDKNNQTKFYTYLYSKLKPNMYAWHKFNPLLWVIILSAVQFLLVLVQFVISMFKDMQHLPDNNMIIMGLITWFILFVVSGTLTFAKDNYSEENKYKKKLVKYLKKHDVILVFDDFDRIDNEAKDDLFHHLSEVNLFKKSLIIVVGEHNKLIEGTDNVFTQKILNNVEHMPLKTKSISIWGYYVEKEIEELIDTSNKTRSDDFLFSDIREQFVADHRTFREAKQLLNSFEFEYVEIREKKINPSQALAINYIYQFYNQVYEIINNNLDVIYGDDMRLEGSYDHGKIRGNIENILMENNVELPKAIINFIYNVFHNNNGTGFYYPSISERLNYTQYQLGHFETSSVSIETLNNYLQANLNDSSAILAKLTEKDFERLYILIINRIRNKNSDEQEYLSLLNKLIYYKFHGKYGDKNLIFSISYIDSLIYKVKNELSLIHGFVANCQYKEVVLRNNKIDISQKLQLLAVFIPNNSDKEKQEQINLVKKIIQDISWENLISMSKPILVYQFYTVYYKELKNYTDIENELYRVLELEDIKFFKFIYERLVNHITTTSSCKKVEYTKELRVNDVCFNEKFKEAFLNKIDQLDDEKQNIIKDILIK, encoded by the coding sequence GTGATAACAATTAGAGAAGATTTTGAAATAGAAAATAGCAATGAAGATAGATTAGGTTTAGGTAAAGACGCTGATACCTTCATAAACAAATATATTGAAAGTAATTACAAAGGATCAGTACTCTTAAGTGGTAAATGGGGGATCGGTAAAACAAGCTATTTAAGGCAAATAGAAGAAAAAACAAATAAGGATAAAAAATTTGTATGGCTTGATTATTGGGATAAAAACAATCAAACGAAATTTTACACTTATTTATATTCAAAATTAAAACCGAATATGTATGCTTGGCATAAATTCAATCCTTTGCTGTGGGTAATTATTTTATCGGCAGTTCAATTTTTACTAGTTTTAGTTCAATTCGTAATATCTATGTTTAAAGACATGCAGCACTTACCGGATAATAACATGATAATAATGGGATTGATAACATGGTTTATCTTATTTGTAGTGAGCGGAACACTTACTTTTGCGAAGGACAACTATTCCGAAGAAAATAAGTATAAGAAAAAATTAGTTAAATATTTAAAAAAGCATGATGTAATTCTGGTTTTTGACGATTTCGATAGAATAGATAATGAAGCAAAGGATGATTTGTTTCATCATTTGTCAGAAGTTAATTTATTTAAAAAGTCTTTAATTATTGTAGTGGGAGAACACAACAAATTAATAGAAGGTACCGACAACGTTTTCACTCAAAAGATTCTAAATAACGTTGAGCATATGCCTTTAAAAACAAAATCTATAAGTATATGGGGTTATTATGTAGAAAAAGAAATAGAAGAATTAATAGATACTTCAAATAAAACCCGTTCTGATGATTTTCTTTTTAGTGATATAAGGGAACAATTTGTAGCAGATCATAGAACGTTTAGAGAAGCAAAGCAATTATTAAACAGTTTTGAATTTGAATATGTCGAAATAAGAGAGAAAAAAATCAATCCAAGCCAAGCTTTAGCGATAAACTACATTTATCAATTTTATAATCAAGTATATGAAATTATTAACAATAATTTAGATGTAATATATGGAGACGATATGAGACTGGAAGGGTCTTACGACCATGGAAAGATAAGAGGTAATATAGAAAATATTTTAATGGAAAATAATGTAGAATTACCAAAAGCTATTATTAATTTTATATACAATGTTTTTCATAATAATAATGGTACAGGGTTTTATTATCCAAGTATTAGTGAAAGGTTAAATTATACACAATATCAACTCGGACATTTTGAAACTTCATCTGTCAGTATAGAAACATTAAATAATTATCTTCAAGCTAATCTAAATGATTCTTCTGCTATTTTAGCTAAGTTAACCGAAAAAGATTTCGAAAGACTTTATATCTTAATAATTAATAGAATAAGGAATAAAAATTCAGATGAACAAGAATATTTATCATTACTCAATAAATTAATATATTACAAATTTCACGGTAAATATGGAGATAAGAATTTAATTTTCTCGATAAGCTATATTGATAGTCTAATATATAAAGTGAAAAATGAATTGAGTTTAATTCACGGTTTTGTTGCCAATTGTCAATATAAAGAAGTTGTATTGCGCAATAATAAAATAGATATATCTCAAAAGTTACAACTACTTGCTGTTTTTATTCCTAATAATTCTGATAAAGAAAAACAAGAACAAATAAATTTAGTAAAGAAAATCATTCAAGATATTTCTTGGGAAAATTTAATTAGCATGAGTAAACCTATATTAGTTTATCAATTTTATACTGTATATTATAAAGAATTAAAAAATTATACAGATATAGAAAATGAACTATATAGAGTGTTAGAACTTGAAGATATTAAATTTTTTAAATTTATCTATGAGAGATTAGTAAATCATATTACAACTACTAGTAGTTGTAAAAAAGTTGAATATACAAAAGAATTAAGAGTGAACGATGTTTGTTTTAATGAAAAGTTTAAAGAAGCTTTTTTGAATAAAATTGATCAATTAGATGATGAAAAACAGAATATTATTAAAGATATTCTTATTAAGTAA
- a CDS encoding class I SAM-dependent methyltransferase, with protein MFISRSAIEKAKEKIENLNEEKSIFSTRNVLYLNRYEDETFDLAMNMGCLHMINKNSDRLCHLQNVSRILKTGGYFLVDHCKSE; from the coding sequence ATGTTTATTTCTCGCAGTGCGATTGAAAAAGCAAAAGAAAAAATTGAAAACCTTAATGAAGAAAAGTCTATATTTAGCACTAGAAATGTTCTTTATTTAAATAGATATGAAGACGAAACTTTCGACTTAGCTATGAATATGGGTTGCCTGCACATGATTAATAAAAATTCAGATAGATTATGTCATCTACAAAATGTTTCAAGAATTTTAAAAACCGGCGGCTACTTCTTAGTTGATCATTGTAAATCAGAATAG
- a CDS encoding MFS transporter yields MTNYLTITALYRFICGGLILIINWELANPESTSELAIATILSFVPAIFTPFLIKLFFKNYSGDSLTKLSFLILFYIVIVITICYQNALQLIILNFALWIVFFLLETSLEFWFSQLVEKKSELFINQYSSLSMTINQVALMIGPLFASVIIKFIALRWIFLMYALIYLLLYFVIRKQNKGNKLLSKGDEVHNKESVKFTHYFISMLMWPILGTINFMLPTFTNFKRGEVHEVALLDCALGLGMALIGMILSKWLSNNWLHLFFIVSISTTVLWYLAEDAFVVKLLLMLLFGFTFGGARIIFRKTIVTAYTSHTVKRIYSLGNALGLPVLALCIYLSILNLNFVWLPSFILLIVLMLLLKIDHHERTTTNEKLFN; encoded by the coding sequence ATGACTAACTATTTAACCATTACTGCACTATACCGATTTATCTGTGGTGGTTTAATCCTCATTATAAATTGGGAACTAGCAAACCCTGAATCTACCAGTGAGTTAGCAATTGCTACAATTCTTTCATTTGTTCCAGCAATATTCACTCCATTTCTAATAAAGTTATTCTTTAAAAATTATTCAGGTGATAGCCTTACAAAATTATCTTTCTTAATACTATTTTATATAGTCATTGTCATAACGATATGCTATCAAAATGCACTGCAATTAATTATTCTAAATTTTGCTTTATGGATTGTATTTTTTCTATTGGAAACAAGTTTAGAATTTTGGTTTTCACAATTAGTCGAAAAGAAAAGTGAACTATTTATTAACCAGTATAGTTCCCTTTCAATGACAATAAATCAAGTTGCATTAATGATAGGTCCTTTATTTGCTTCAGTAATCATTAAATTTATTGCGCTTCGTTGGATATTTTTAATGTATGCCTTAATCTATCTACTTCTTTACTTTGTCATTAGGAAACAAAATAAGGGTAATAAGCTTCTTTCCAAAGGTGATGAAGTACATAATAAAGAATCTGTAAAATTCACACATTACTTCATAAGTATGCTTATGTGGCCAATATTAGGGACTATCAACTTCATGTTGCCTACCTTTACAAATTTTAAGCGTGGAGAAGTTCATGAAGTCGCACTATTGGACTGTGCTTTAGGTCTAGGAATGGCTTTGATTGGGATGATACTCAGTAAATGGCTATCCAATAATTGGTTGCACTTATTCTTTATTGTAAGTATTTCTACCACTGTCTTGTGGTATTTGGCTGAAGACGCTTTTGTAGTTAAATTGCTATTAATGTTATTGTTCGGTTTCACTTTTGGCGGCGCTAGAATTATTTTCAGGAAAACCATTGTTACAGCATACACGAGTCATACTGTAAAACGCATTTATTCCCTGGGAAATGCTTTAGGCCTCCCAGTTCTTGCACTCTGTATTTATCTAAGTATATTAAATTTAAACTTTGTTTGGTTACCATCATTTATTTTATTAATTGTCTTAATGCTTTTGTTGAAAATTGACCATCACGAAAGGACCACTACGAATGAAAAATTATTTAATTGA
- a CDS encoding ATP-grasp domain-containing protein, translated as MKAYLLLLGADQFLRERSYAGGKAIGDFQIWTAIKNAKYQYNSYFDYCINANPLSYEDLKNELAYHKSQGYEPKAIVPLNDWTLKVANRLNQDYGLPYLEEQVIDACRNKSIMKSIFKKVNIPTPKSMYFDNALQLKQLMNKFNFPVIIKPVDFGGSGGVYLANNKQECMDAYTKSKQTMEIYADDFQVSKNEFLIEEFIDSDDEVSVEVLCGHNFYEVITVTEKYLSPRPWFTEMGHLVPSFRYKDKNIKDLAIQACKSLGITRGVAHVEIKIKDNNLYVIEVAARPGGDAIMDLVESSYDINPYRLHISMYINNEVKPTHAFTPKKASAIAFMKAQKGKIMQINYPDVSKDTEIKKINVFKNVGETVTDPENWSNREGLIQFNWPELPTTKTYKHIHKANELANKIFDCSDAHND; from the coding sequence ATGAAAGCATATCTATTGTTGTTAGGTGCAGATCAATTTCTTAGAGAACGGTCTTATGCAGGAGGTAAAGCAATCGGAGATTTTCAAATTTGGACAGCTATTAAAAATGCGAAATATCAATATAATTCATATTTTGATTATTGTATAAATGCCAATCCTTTAAGCTATGAAGATTTAAAAAATGAACTAGCTTATCATAAATCTCAAGGTTACGAACCAAAAGCTATCGTTCCTTTAAATGATTGGACGCTAAAAGTAGCCAACAGACTAAATCAAGACTACGGTTTGCCTTACCTTGAGGAACAAGTTATCGATGCATGTAGAAATAAAAGCATCATGAAATCAATATTTAAAAAAGTTAATATTCCCACACCAAAGTCTATGTATTTTGATAATGCTTTACAATTAAAACAGCTAATGAATAAATTCAATTTTCCAGTAATTATAAAGCCAGTTGATTTTGGAGGTAGTGGCGGTGTTTACTTAGCTAATAATAAACAAGAATGTATGGACGCCTATACTAAATCGAAACAAACGATGGAGATTTATGCAGATGACTTTCAAGTATCTAAAAATGAATTCCTAATCGAAGAATTTATTGATAGTGATGACGAAGTTTCAGTTGAAGTATTGTGCGGACACAATTTCTATGAAGTTATTACTGTTACAGAGAAATATTTATCACCTCGACCGTGGTTTACAGAAATGGGACATTTAGTTCCCAGTTTCAGGTATAAAGATAAAAATATTAAAGATCTTGCAATACAAGCGTGTAAATCTTTAGGTATTACGCGTGGAGTCGCTCATGTTGAAATAAAAATAAAAGACAACAACCTCTATGTTATAGAAGTTGCAGCTAGACCTGGTGGCGATGCTATTATGGATTTAGTCGAATCTTCTTATGACATTAACCCCTACAGACTTCATATATCCATGTATATAAATAATGAAGTAAAGCCTACACATGCATTTACGCCCAAAAAAGCATCTGCCATAGCATTTATGAAAGCACAAAAAGGTAAGATAATGCAGATTAATTATCCAGATGTATCAAAAGATACCGAAATCAAAAAAATAAATGTATTTAAAAATGTTGGGGAAACCGTAACTGATCCTGAAAATTGGAGCAATCGTGAGGGGCTTATTCAATTTAACTGGCCTGAGTTACCAACTACCAAAACATACAAACATATTCACAAAGCCAATGAATTAGCAAATAAAATTTTTGATTGCAGTGATGCTCACAATGACTAA
- a CDS encoding HNH endonuclease produces the protein MAVFYVFQGLTYDIERKGGYVWSPQLTKNGKKNAGYSNMTKIKKGDFILHNQNGKVIAISVAKDDCKEANQPSELMEDESSSLWNNEGYLVQLIYYPFDVNISTADFRQWLIDNYKKNSAFGVDGKGKQQYMCNLAEEHAVFILEKAIEIQENPEVLLHLKGALSEIVDEKNPEYDQVEKDLINIDLENKINEDQIDTETSKFEPQTTTISNSTGREIPKRNPKKAVAALILADYKCEYNPEDRTFTRKNGKEYTEPHHLIPISKYREFDRSLDVKENIVSLCSHCHNLIHYGRLEEKKEILEKLLLDRQDQLSKYGIFIDLEQLYIYYK, from the coding sequence ATGGCTGTTTTTTATGTGTTTCAAGGTTTAACGTATGATATAGAAAGAAAGGGTGGATATGTGTGGTCACCTCAATTAACTAAGAATGGGAAAAAGAATGCTGGATATAGTAACATGACAAAAATTAAAAAAGGTGATTTTATCCTCCATAATCAAAATGGTAAAGTAATTGCCATAAGCGTTGCTAAAGACGACTGTAAGGAAGCAAATCAACCTAGTGAGCTTATGGAAGATGAATCATCAAGTTTATGGAATAACGAAGGATATCTTGTTCAATTAATCTATTATCCTTTTGATGTAAATATCAGCACTGCTGATTTTAGACAGTGGCTTATAGACAATTATAAGAAAAATAGTGCTTTTGGGGTGGATGGTAAAGGAAAGCAGCAATACATGTGTAATTTAGCTGAAGAGCATGCGGTATTTATTCTAGAAAAAGCGATTGAAATTCAAGAGAATCCTGAAGTATTACTACATTTAAAAGGAGCATTGAGTGAAATTGTAGATGAAAAAAATCCAGAATATGATCAAGTGGAAAAAGATTTAATCAATATAGACTTAGAGAATAAAATAAATGAAGATCAAATCGATACAGAGACATCGAAATTTGAACCGCAAACAACAACGATTTCTAATTCAACTGGAAGAGAAATCCCTAAAAGAAATCCTAAAAAGGCAGTGGCAGCTCTAATATTAGCTGATTATAAGTGTGAATATAATCCAGAAGATAGAACGTTTACTAGAAAAAATGGTAAGGAATATACTGAGCCTCATCATCTAATTCCAATAAGTAAGTATCGAGAGTTCGATAGAAGCCTAGACGTTAAAGAAAATATTGTTTCCTTGTGTAGCCATTGCCATAACCTGATTCATTATGGGAGGTTAGAGGAGAAAAAAGAAATATTAGAAAAATTATTACTTGATAGACAAGATCAGTTAAGTAAATATGGCATTTTCATAGATTTAGAACAATTATATATTTATTATAAATAA